In one window of Bifidobacterium crudilactis DNA:
- a CDS encoding phosphoenolpyruvate carboxylase — protein MADNNDQIKAADAGIVSSGTGTKGPEERDLPDSLKYDMDLCLRILRDVLGEFDPKLLESFDDLRQNAVEASAEHFSDVLKDPHPDEDGLEKAVALIDGISMHDSQLLARAFTTYFHLANLCEENYRVAALHKREAEVDLNAATDPVNEMTGAYHQLIDEMGPAKAEELLEKLEFHPVFTAHPTEARRKAVEGKIRRVAELLEERPKLGGSDLEENERRLYNEIDALFRTSPIGLKKPTPVEESDTIIDIFDNTLFDTIPKVYRRFDDWILGKKAGRVAPVCPAFFHPGSWIGSDRDGNPNVTAKVSRMVARKFTDHVLFKLEQATRTVGKNLTVESETTPPSAELLNLWSHQKEMSERLTDKASVISSREPHRSVVLVIADRLHASILRDADLMYKSCDEFIADLKVVQRSLAEANAARHAYGPLQDLIWQAQTFGFHMVEMEFRQHSVVHARALEDIREHGLHGERGDLQPMTHEVLDTFRALGSIQRRNGIKAARRYIISFTKSAQHVKDVFELNRLAFAHPQDVPTIDVIPLFEQLEDLENSVDTLEEIIKIPEVQARLKATGNKMEVMLGYSDSSKDAGPTSATLALHSAQERIAKWALSHDIDLTLFHGRGGAVGRGGGPANRAVLAQPVGSVNCRFKLTEQGEVIFARYGNPILAIRHIESVAAATLLQSAPSVEKRNTEMTQKYAKMAAALNEASHNRFLDLLSTPDFAPWFSIVTPLTEVGLLPIGSRPAKRGIGAKSLDDLRTIPWVFSWAQARINLAAWYGLGTACEQFNDLDTMRKAYEEWPLFSTFIDNIEMSIAKTDERIAKMYLALGDRDDLSQKVLDEMDLTRKWVLKIVGDKWPLQHRHVLGQAIRIRSPYVDALSVTQVRALRSLRRRNDKEELSTSQQAEFIYLILCTVSGVAAGLQNTG, from the coding sequence ATGGCAGATAACAACGACCAAATCAAAGCTGCGGATGCCGGAATCGTCAGTTCCGGCACCGGGACGAAGGGTCCGGAGGAGCGTGATCTTCCCGATTCTCTGAAATACGACATGGACCTGTGCCTGCGTATCCTTCGCGACGTCCTGGGGGAATTCGATCCAAAGCTCTTGGAATCATTCGATGATCTTCGGCAGAATGCAGTCGAGGCCAGTGCTGAGCACTTCAGCGATGTGCTCAAGGACCCGCACCCCGATGAGGATGGGCTCGAAAAAGCCGTTGCACTCATCGACGGCATCTCGATGCACGACTCGCAACTGCTGGCACGGGCATTCACCACATACTTCCACCTCGCCAATCTGTGCGAGGAGAACTACCGTGTCGCCGCATTGCATAAGCGCGAGGCCGAAGTCGACCTCAACGCCGCCACGGATCCCGTCAACGAGATGACCGGCGCATATCATCAGCTGATTGACGAAATGGGGCCCGCAAAGGCCGAGGAGCTGCTCGAAAAACTCGAGTTCCACCCGGTGTTCACCGCCCATCCGACCGAGGCGCGCCGCAAGGCCGTCGAGGGGAAGATCCGACGTGTGGCCGAACTCCTGGAGGAACGCCCCAAGCTCGGTGGCTCGGATTTGGAAGAGAACGAACGCCGTCTGTACAACGAGATCGACGCCTTGTTCCGCACTTCGCCCATCGGCTTGAAGAAGCCGACTCCCGTCGAGGAATCGGACACGATCATCGACATCTTCGACAACACGCTCTTCGACACCATTCCCAAGGTGTACCGCCGTTTCGACGATTGGATACTCGGCAAGAAGGCCGGAAGGGTCGCGCCTGTCTGCCCCGCCTTCTTCCATCCTGGCAGTTGGATCGGTTCGGACCGTGACGGCAATCCCAATGTCACCGCCAAGGTGAGCCGTATGGTCGCCCGTAAGTTCACCGACCATGTGCTGTTCAAGTTGGAGCAGGCCACCAGAACCGTAGGCAAGAACCTTACGGTCGAAAGCGAGACCACCCCTCCGAGCGCTGAGCTGCTGAACCTGTGGAGCCATCAGAAGGAGATGAGCGAACGTCTGACGGATAAGGCCTCGGTGATTTCCAGCCGGGAGCCGCACCGTTCGGTCGTGCTCGTCATCGCCGACCGTCTGCATGCCTCGATTCTGCGCGACGCGGACCTGATGTACAAGAGCTGCGATGAATTCATCGCCGATCTCAAGGTCGTGCAGCGTTCGTTGGCCGAGGCCAATGCCGCACGTCATGCGTACGGCCCTCTGCAGGATCTGATCTGGCAGGCTCAGACCTTCGGCTTCCACATGGTCGAGATGGAATTCCGCCAGCACTCCGTGGTTCACGCCCGGGCGCTGGAAGACATCCGCGAGCATGGGTTGCATGGCGAGCGCGGGGATCTGCAGCCGATGACCCATGAGGTGCTGGACACCTTCCGCGCGCTGGGCTCGATCCAACGTCGCAACGGCATCAAGGCTGCACGCCGCTACATCATCTCCTTCACCAAGTCGGCCCAGCACGTCAAGGACGTCTTCGAGCTGAACCGTCTCGCCTTCGCGCATCCGCAGGATGTTCCCACCATCGATGTCATCCCCCTGTTCGAGCAGCTTGAGGATCTGGAGAACTCCGTGGACACCCTCGAGGAGATCATCAAGATCCCCGAGGTGCAGGCGCGTCTCAAAGCCACGGGCAACAAGATGGAGGTCATGCTCGGCTACTCCGATTCGTCGAAGGACGCCGGCCCCACTTCAGCGACCTTGGCCTTGCACTCTGCTCAGGAGCGCATCGCCAAATGGGCGTTGAGCCATGACATCGATCTGACGCTCTTCCACGGTCGTGGCGGCGCTGTCGGCAGAGGCGGCGGCCCGGCCAACCGTGCGGTGCTCGCACAACCGGTGGGTTCGGTCAACTGCCGTTTCAAGCTCACTGAACAGGGCGAGGTCATCTTCGCGCGCTACGGAAACCCGATTCTGGCAATCCGCCACATCGAGTCCGTAGCCGCGGCCACGTTGCTTCAATCCGCACCAAGCGTCGAGAAGCGCAATACCGAGATGACTCAGAAATACGCGAAGATGGCTGCCGCGCTCAATGAGGCATCTCACAACCGCTTCCTTGACCTGCTGAGTACACCGGACTTCGCTCCCTGGTTCTCGATTGTCACGCCTCTAACCGAGGTAGGTCTGCTGCCGATTGGTTCAAGACCGGCGAAACGTGGCATCGGCGCGAAATCCTTGGATGATTTGCGCACGATTCCGTGGGTGTTCTCGTGGGCGCAGGCGCGTATCAACCTTGCCGCCTGGTACGGCCTCGGCACCGCCTGCGAGCAGTTCAACGACCTCGACACGATGCGTAAGGCATACGAGGAGTGGCCGCTGTTCAGCACCTTCATCGACAATATCGAGATGTCCATCGCTAAGACTGACGAACGCATCGCAAAGATGTATCTTGCTCTTGGCGACCGCGATGATCTGTCACAGAAGGTCCTCGACGAGATGGACCTCACGCGCAAGTGGGTGTTGAAGATCGTCGGAGACAAATGGCCCCTGCAGCATCGTCATGTGCTCGGCCAGGCAATCCGCATCCGCTCGCCGTATGTGGATGCCCTGTCGGTCACTCAGGTTCGCGCGCTGCGCTCCCTGCGTCGGAGAAACGACAAGGAGGAGCTCAGCACGAGTCAGCAGGCGGAGTTCATCTACCTGATTCTCTGCACCGTTTCCGGAGTCGCCGCCGGCCTCCAGAACACCGGATGA
- a CDS encoding threonine/serine exporter family protein — protein MSAYHTHSIPLDMEDIVRDLDKPVTEAGIAAKASLIVRVGALDLSSGTGSFRVREMMHRIAYPLGVHVRADVNLTDIEATCTDGKDRITEVVDLPTTGVNTERIWLLEHFADWFSVSCGLSSVYHHEASISKALVTRLGTPAAALSALRALGRVKEAINQKKDDDGEFHGLTVRKAHARLDVIERRKPLYPAWFAAIGSAVACAAFVFLLGGGPFDMAGAFVGAGIGHFVRRLMLAKHLNQFFVTFVSVAVAALACVGMLRFIGIFNPIALAHDTAYIGAMLFVIPGFPLVTGGLDIAKIDFPSGLQRLMYALSIILMATFAGWAVARAVSLNPQGFEPLGLDPMLNGILRFGAAFAGVWGFSVLFNSPQRMAFTAALIGAITDTMRLEIQDLLNVPPEAAAFFGAFAAGLLATAWRSSVRRGWLPSHLGYPRICLTVPSIVIMVPGLYMYRAMFYLGQFSTLNALDWAFRAFMVIICLPVGLAMARVITDKSWRYDV, from the coding sequence ATCTCGGCCTATCACACGCATTCCATTCCTCTGGACATGGAGGATATCGTCAGGGACCTCGACAAGCCTGTCACAGAAGCGGGTATCGCGGCGAAAGCCAGTCTGATTGTGAGAGTCGGGGCTCTGGACCTGTCATCGGGGACGGGAAGTTTTCGTGTTCGGGAGATGATGCACCGCATCGCGTATCCTCTCGGGGTACATGTGCGGGCGGATGTGAATCTGACGGATATCGAGGCGACCTGCACCGACGGCAAGGACCGCATCACCGAAGTGGTTGACCTTCCCACCACCGGTGTCAATACCGAACGCATCTGGTTGTTGGAGCATTTCGCCGATTGGTTCAGCGTGAGCTGCGGACTAAGCAGTGTGTACCATCACGAAGCTTCCATTTCCAAGGCTTTGGTGACGCGTCTCGGCACCCCGGCCGCTGCGCTGTCGGCATTGAGGGCACTCGGCAGGGTGAAGGAGGCCATCAACCAGAAGAAGGACGACGACGGTGAATTCCACGGTCTTACCGTTCGTAAGGCCCATGCGAGGCTTGATGTCATCGAACGACGCAAGCCACTGTACCCTGCGTGGTTCGCAGCCATCGGCTCGGCCGTCGCATGCGCAGCCTTCGTGTTCCTGCTCGGTGGCGGGCCATTTGACATGGCCGGGGCTTTCGTAGGGGCGGGCATCGGCCATTTTGTGCGCAGACTCATGTTGGCGAAGCATCTCAATCAATTCTTCGTCACCTTCGTTTCCGTTGCGGTCGCCGCATTGGCCTGCGTCGGCATGCTGAGGTTCATCGGGATATTCAATCCGATAGCGCTCGCCCATGACACCGCCTACATCGGGGCGATGCTCTTCGTCATACCCGGCTTCCCTCTGGTGACCGGCGGCTTGGACATCGCCAAAATCGATTTCCCCTCCGGGCTGCAGCGTCTGATGTACGCATTGTCGATTATCCTGATGGCCACTTTCGCAGGCTGGGCCGTGGCCAGGGCAGTGTCGTTGAATCCGCAGGGTTTCGAACCTTTGGGGCTGGACCCGATGCTCAATGGCATATTGAGGTTCGGTGCGGCATTCGCCGGGGTATGGGGCTTCTCCGTCCTGTTCAACTCCCCGCAGCGCATGGCCTTCACGGCGGCCTTGATCGGTGCCATCACCGATACGATGCGTCTGGAAATACAGGACCTGCTGAATGTGCCCCCGGAGGCCGCCGCCTTCTTCGGTGCCTTCGCAGCCGGATTGTTGGCCACGGCATGGAGGTCCTCGGTCCGCCGAGGGTGGCTGCCATCGCATCTCGGGTATCCGCGCATATGTCTGACCGTGCCGTCGATTGTCATCATGGTTCCCGGCCTGTATATGTACCGGGCGATGTTCTATCTAGGACAGTTCTCCACATTGAATGCGTTGGACTGGGCGTTCCGGGCATTCATGGTCATCATCTGCCTGCCGGTAGGCCTGGCCATGGCTCGTGTCATCACCGACAAATCCTGGCGCTACGACGTGTAG
- the trpS gene encoding tryptophan--tRNA ligase gives MTDERQLTAAGNEMSASFLTAKKLSDATLSKLEQAPGRYTMLTGDRPTGKLHLGHYFGSLLGRVQMQERGVHTNIIIADYQVITDRDTTEHIGDNVLNLVLDYLAAGIDPTKTMIYTHSAVPAENQLLLPFLSLVTEAELHRNPTVKSEMEASGHALTGLLLTYPVHQACDILFCKANVVPIGKDNLPHVEITRTIARRFNERYAPKHPVFPEPAAILSDAPEIPGLDGRKMSKSYGNSIMLGATAEETAKLIKKSPTDSERRITFDPVNRPQVSALLTTAGLVTGRSPEEIGEEIGESGAGALKKFVTEAVNEFLGPHRERRAELAKDMDSVRDVLRDGNARANAIAEETLDEVRAAMGMKY, from the coding sequence ATGACGGATGAACGGCAGCTGACAGCGGCAGGCAATGAAATGAGCGCAAGCTTCCTTACGGCTAAGAAACTCTCGGACGCCACCCTGAGCAAGCTCGAGCAGGCTCCGGGACGTTACACTATGCTGACCGGCGATCGCCCGACCGGCAAACTGCATCTGGGCCATTACTTCGGCTCTCTGCTCGGACGCGTGCAGATGCAGGAGCGAGGCGTCCACACCAACATCATCATCGCCGACTACCAGGTCATCACCGACCGTGACACCACGGAACACATCGGCGACAATGTGCTGAATCTGGTGCTCGACTACCTCGCTGCGGGAATCGACCCAACTAAGACCATGATCTACACGCATTCCGCCGTACCCGCCGAGAACCAGCTGCTGCTGCCGTTCCTGTCGCTGGTGACCGAGGCGGAGCTGCACCGCAACCCGACGGTGAAATCCGAGATGGAGGCCAGTGGCCACGCGCTGACCGGTCTGCTGCTGACATACCCCGTGCATCAGGCCTGCGACATCCTCTTCTGCAAGGCGAATGTGGTCCCAATCGGCAAGGACAATCTCCCCCACGTCGAAATCACCCGCACCATCGCCAGACGTTTCAATGAACGGTATGCGCCCAAACATCCCGTTTTCCCCGAGCCGGCGGCCATTCTTTCCGATGCCCCCGAAATTCCGGGACTTGACGGCCGCAAGATGAGCAAATCCTACGGCAACTCCATCATGCTGGGTGCCACCGCCGAGGAAACCGCAAAACTCATCAAGAAGTCGCCCACGGATTCCGAGCGCCGAATCACCTTCGATCCTGTCAACCGGCCGCAGGTATCCGCATTGCTCACCACCGCCGGATTGGTCACGGGTCGCAGTCCGGAGGAAATCGGCGAGGAAATCGGCGAATCAGGTGCGGGCGCGCTCAAGAAGTTCGTCACGGAGGCCGTCAACGAATTCCTGGGCCCCCACCGCGAGCGCCGTGCCGAGCTGGCCAAGGACATGGATTCCGTACGCGATGTCCTACGTGACGGCAACGCCCGCGCCAACGCCATCGCCGAGGAGACCCTGGACGAGGTTCGTGCAGCCATGGGCATGAAGTACTGA
- a CDS encoding sterol carrier family protein translates to MSVIREQDVESGRLALEQWRAAALSNKKAGDPTAPVDLPRKDCGMAVRYSLYLLSMRAPGGAVEVRVAPWAAVKILDGPNSDPHNLTPPDTIELEPEVWLRLACGISSWDAEREAGRISAIGERDDLSSLLPLV, encoded by the coding sequence ATGAGCGTCATCAGAGAACAGGATGTTGAATCGGGCCGATTAGCCCTTGAGCAGTGGCGAGCAGCAGCGCTGTCCAACAAGAAGGCGGGTGACCCCACGGCCCCTGTGGACCTGCCGCGCAAAGACTGCGGGATGGCCGTGCGCTACTCCTTGTATCTACTGTCGATGAGGGCACCAGGCGGTGCCGTGGAAGTCCGCGTGGCCCCATGGGCCGCCGTCAAGATACTCGATGGCCCCAACTCGGACCCCCATAATCTCACGCCGCCGGACACCATCGAATTGGAGCCTGAGGTATGGCTCCGCCTGGCCTGTGGGATCAGCAGCTGGGACGCGGAACGCGAGGCCGGACGAATCAGCGCCATAGGCGAACGCGACGATTTGAGCTCGTTATTGCCGCTGGTATAG
- a CDS encoding glycogen/starch/alpha-glucan phosphorylase — MTEVTAPKASLSGSEFANEIRNKLKYQQGVELSSATPADIYVAVAGAVRDHLVDSWSRTRNDMVSGNTKAVGYLSAEFLIGKQLSNALLNVGLDEQFAQAAKELGFSQAEVLAAEREPGLGNGGLGRLAACYVDSLASLGVPAFGYGIRYRYGIFRQEFDDAGRQVEKPDYWLTEEEPWGHADYQRSQRVSFGGEVVENDGVTVWKPAWSVRAVPVDYMVPGYRSGRVNTLRLWESRSYDEFDLGAFNRSEYMEAVIPQVDAENITKILYPEDSTPQGKRLRLEQQYFFVAASIHDAIATFYPGEDHPDLRGFPEKICFQLNDTHPVIGIPELMRVLLDEYGYDWDTAWDITTRTFNYTCHTLLPEALEVWSGELIGELLPRHLQIIDRIDAQFVEGLQAKGIDGEQIDRMRILTRDGNPQVRMAFLATVGGSHVNGVAELHSQLLRDVTLKDFSEVFPDRFTNVTNGVTPRRFVRLANPRLSALITEGLGTDSWMADLEQLQGLAPLADDASFLERFAEVKQANKRDFADFAAARYGFSIDPNTMFDSMVKRLHEYKRQSLKILAVIAQYAAIKDGSAENLLPRTVFFGAKAAPGYAMAKLTIRLINNVARVIDQDPDVAGRLQVRFPENYNIELAEHLIPATELDEQISQAGKEASGTGNMKFALNGALTVGTLDGANVEIRERVGAENFFLFGLEVEDVDRLYAGNYNPMSYVQADPRLKKAIDLVANGTFSEGDRDVYAPLVSDWLTKDYFMAMADFTAYMDIQQEIEDTYRDQKAWNRSAILNVANSGYFSSDRSIQDYLDRIWHTAPLPENN, encoded by the coding sequence ATGACTGAAGTAACTGCACCGAAAGCGTCGCTATCGGGTTCGGAGTTTGCGAACGAAATCCGGAACAAATTGAAATACCAGCAGGGAGTCGAGCTGTCATCGGCCACACCCGCTGATATCTACGTCGCTGTGGCAGGGGCGGTACGAGATCATCTGGTTGATTCCTGGTCGCGGACGCGCAACGATATGGTCTCCGGCAATACCAAGGCTGTCGGTTATCTCAGTGCGGAGTTCCTGATCGGCAAACAGCTGTCCAACGCCTTGCTGAATGTGGGGCTGGACGAGCAATTCGCGCAGGCGGCGAAGGAACTTGGTTTTTCGCAGGCCGAGGTACTTGCCGCTGAGCGTGAGCCGGGCTTGGGCAATGGTGGTCTTGGCCGTCTGGCTGCGTGCTATGTGGATTCGCTCGCTTCTCTTGGCGTTCCTGCATTCGGCTACGGCATTCGGTACCGCTACGGCATTTTTCGTCAGGAATTCGATGATGCCGGTCGGCAGGTCGAGAAGCCGGATTATTGGCTGACCGAAGAGGAGCCCTGGGGTCACGCGGATTACCAGCGCTCGCAGCGTGTCTCCTTCGGGGGCGAAGTCGTGGAGAACGATGGCGTCACCGTATGGAAGCCGGCATGGTCAGTGCGCGCGGTCCCCGTGGATTACATGGTTCCGGGGTATCGCTCCGGCAGAGTCAACACCCTCCGCCTCTGGGAGTCCCGTTCATACGACGAATTCGACCTTGGAGCGTTCAACCGTTCCGAGTACATGGAGGCCGTCATCCCGCAGGTCGATGCGGAGAACATCACCAAGATTCTGTATCCGGAGGATTCGACTCCGCAGGGCAAGCGCCTGCGTCTTGAGCAGCAGTACTTCTTCGTAGCCGCATCAATCCATGACGCCATCGCCACCTTCTACCCGGGTGAGGATCACCCCGACCTGCGTGGCTTCCCCGAGAAGATATGCTTCCAGTTGAACGACACCCATCCCGTCATCGGGATTCCGGAACTGATGCGCGTGCTGCTCGATGAGTATGGATACGACTGGGACACCGCTTGGGACATCACCACCAGAACCTTCAACTACACCTGCCACACCTTGCTGCCGGAGGCACTTGAGGTCTGGTCGGGCGAATTGATCGGCGAGCTGCTGCCGCGCCATCTGCAGATCATCGATCGTATCGACGCCCAATTCGTCGAGGGCCTTCAGGCGAAGGGCATAGACGGCGAACAGATCGACCGGATGCGCATCTTGACGCGTGATGGCAACCCTCAGGTTCGCATGGCATTCCTGGCGACTGTCGGAGGGTCTCACGTCAACGGCGTCGCCGAGCTGCATTCTCAGCTGCTGCGAGATGTCACGCTGAAGGACTTCAGCGAGGTGTTCCCCGATCGCTTCACGAATGTGACCAACGGCGTCACGCCCAGGCGCTTCGTGCGCTTGGCCAATCCAAGACTCTCGGCGCTGATTACCGAAGGGCTGGGTACGGACAGCTGGATGGCGGATCTGGAGCAGCTCCAAGGATTGGCGCCTTTGGCGGATGACGCATCCTTCCTGGAGCGTTTCGCCGAGGTCAAGCAGGCCAACAAGCGAGATTTCGCCGATTTCGCAGCGGCACGCTACGGGTTCTCGATCGATCCCAATACCATGTTCGACTCGATGGTGAAGCGTCTGCACGAGTACAAGCGGCAGTCTTTGAAGATTCTTGCGGTCATCGCGCAGTACGCGGCCATCAAGGACGGCAGCGCCGAGAACCTGCTGCCAAGGACCGTGTTCTTCGGCGCGAAGGCGGCTCCCGGATATGCCATGGCGAAGCTGACGATACGGCTTATCAACAATGTCGCGCGAGTTATCGACCAGGACCCGGATGTCGCAGGCCGTCTCCAGGTACGGTTCCCCGAGAACTACAACATCGAACTGGCGGAGCACCTCATACCCGCGACCGAGCTTGACGAGCAGATTTCCCAGGCAGGCAAGGAAGCGTCGGGCACGGGCAATATGAAGTTCGCGCTCAACGGCGCGTTGACCGTCGGTACCTTGGACGGTGCGAATGTGGAGATCCGTGAGCGAGTGGGTGCGGAGAACTTCTTCCTCTTCGGTCTCGAAGTTGAGGATGTCGACCGTCTCTACGCCGGAAACTACAATCCGATGTCGTATGTCCAGGCCGACCCCAGGCTCAAGAAAGCCATTGACCTGGTTGCGAACGGCACCTTCTCGGAGGGTGACAGGGATGTCTACGCGCCCTTGGTCTCTGATTGGCTGACGAAGGATTACTTCATGGCGATGGCCGATTTCACCGCCTACATGGACATCCAGCAGGAGATCGAAGATACGTACCGGGACCAGAAGGCATGGAACCGCAGTGCGATCCTCAATGTGGCGAACAGCGGTTACTTCAGTTCGGACCGTTCCATCCAGGATTATCTGGACCGTATCTGGCACACCGCACCATTGCCCGAGAACAACTGA
- a CDS encoding rhomboid family intramembrane serine protease has product MNNAFNRGGFGLGSGPSLSTLFSRRRIAASWRNGGAVVTGGIIVACVLIWLVEIALRVFAPNALNAMLSNTVFIPVYAVSRPWIFLSAMFLHATNLLHVLFNMLTLWSIGPVLEKMMGHWRFLALYVLAGLGGGVGMMVWSVFSPSGWVTASYGASGALFGLFAAVLIVFRRIGADIRSMSIWIGINVLMPLVVPGIAWQAHAGGFVIGGLLTWLLVSGVPALRKTSFARRMWIYASAVFVLLLAVALLCNTQNPLSSLTY; this is encoded by the coding sequence ATGAACAATGCATTCAATCGCGGGGGTTTCGGCCTCGGCTCCGGCCCATCACTCTCGACCCTGTTTTCCCGTAGGCGCATTGCCGCCTCGTGGCGCAACGGTGGGGCAGTGGTAACGGGCGGCATCATCGTCGCCTGCGTGCTCATATGGCTGGTTGAAATCGCATTGAGGGTTTTCGCTCCAAACGCTTTGAACGCGATGCTGAGCAATACGGTGTTCATTCCGGTCTATGCCGTGTCGAGGCCGTGGATTTTCCTTTCCGCGATGTTTCTTCATGCGACGAATCTGCTGCATGTGCTGTTCAATATGCTGACCCTGTGGTCGATAGGCCCGGTCTTGGAAAAAATGATGGGGCATTGGCGTTTCCTGGCGCTCTATGTCCTGGCTGGGCTGGGTGGCGGTGTCGGGATGATGGTGTGGAGCGTGTTCTCGCCGTCAGGATGGGTCACGGCATCCTATGGGGCGTCCGGAGCGTTGTTCGGTCTCTTCGCCGCGGTCCTCATCGTATTCAGACGGATAGGCGCGGATATTCGTTCGATGAGCATTTGGATCGGCATAAACGTGCTGATGCCTTTGGTCGTGCCGGGAATCGCGTGGCAGGCGCATGCGGGCGGCTTCGTCATCGGTGGATTGCTGACGTGGTTGCTGGTGTCCGGCGTCCCCGCGTTGCGAAAGACCAGTTTTGCACGCCGAATGTGGATATATGCTTCAGCGGTGTTTGTGTTGCTGCTGGCTGTCGCGCTGCTGTGCAATACCCAGAATCCCTTGTCGTCATTGACTTATTAA
- the crgA gene encoding cell division protein CrgA, translating into MAEQELHETDAQAQESWQGNESGAQLATETPSEQHTESETTKKSSSDDDFGVSIDKVEAVLNANVDKSALTPQMKRMIQRQDDNTKRVEESIKGTKANPGWFVPVFCAFMILGLIWCATYYLTGKYPIPNINSWNLAIGFSSVMVGFLMTMWWR; encoded by the coding sequence ATGGCTGAGCAAGAGCTGCACGAAACCGACGCGCAAGCGCAGGAATCATGGCAGGGCAACGAGTCCGGGGCACAACTAGCAACCGAAACACCGTCCGAACAACATACTGAGAGCGAAACCACGAAGAAGTCGTCGAGCGATGACGATTTCGGTGTCTCAATCGACAAAGTTGAAGCGGTACTGAACGCGAATGTTGATAAGTCTGCTCTGACTCCTCAGATGAAACGCATGATTCAACGTCAGGATGACAACACGAAGCGTGTGGAGGAATCGATCAAAGGAACGAAGGCAAATCCGGGATGGTTCGTCCCCGTGTTCTGCGCTTTCATGATTCTCGGCCTTATCTGGTGTGCGACGTATTACCTGACGGGTAAATACCCCATCCCCAACATCAACTCGTGGAATCTCGCCATCGGTTTCTCCTCGGTGATGGTTGGATTCCTCATGACCATGTGGTGGAGGTAA
- a CDS encoding DUF881 domain-containing protein: MARRNERHRARRSTAGLISVALVMALAGFLLITNLRVNRTVTVTSDTAGLVAEREQLVTKLSGQINTLSEQINTLKDLTSASNTANDTDDAGSGTVLPAIEGPGVTVTLDDSPLWEQQVDQSGSSATINDYVVHQQDIEGVVNALWAGGAESMQIQDQRVLPTTAVRCVGNVLLLQGKKYSPPYKVSAIGPTQQMTAALDDSRTIQIYKRYVNTIGLGWSVETSDNLKFAKTTAVLQPLHYATEYKKD; encoded by the coding sequence ATGGCTCGGCGAAACGAACGGCACAGAGCTCGGCGCAGCACTGCCGGGTTGATCAGTGTTGCCTTGGTCATGGCGCTTGCCGGATTCCTGCTGATTACGAATCTTCGCGTCAACCGGACGGTGACGGTCACCTCTGACACGGCAGGTCTTGTGGCCGAACGAGAGCAGCTCGTCACCAAGCTCAGCGGACAGATCAATACGCTCAGTGAGCAGATCAATACGCTCAAGGACCTCACCAGCGCCTCAAACACCGCAAACGATACTGATGACGCCGGTTCGGGAACGGTGCTGCCAGCCATAGAAGGTCCGGGAGTGACCGTGACGCTTGACGATTCGCCATTATGGGAGCAGCAGGTCGATCAATCGGGTTCGTCGGCCACCATCAACGACTATGTCGTTCATCAGCAGGACATCGAAGGCGTGGTCAATGCGCTCTGGGCCGGTGGCGCCGAGTCCATGCAGATTCAGGACCAACGAGTGCTGCCCACCACCGCTGTGCGCTGCGTGGGCAATGTGCTGCTCCTCCAGGGAAAGAAATACTCCCCGCCCTACAAGGTCTCCGCCATCGGGCCCACGCAACAGATGACAGCGGCTCTCGATGATTCCAGAACGATTCAGATATACAAACGCTATGTCAACACGATAGGTCTGGGCTGGTCCGTGGAGACTTCGGACAACCTGAAATTCGCGAAAACCACAGCAGTGCTGCAACCCTTGCACTACGCCACCGAGTACAAGAAGGACTGA